From Plectropomus leopardus isolate mb chromosome 17, YSFRI_Pleo_2.0, whole genome shotgun sequence, a single genomic window includes:
- the ankrd40 gene encoding ankyrin repeat domain-containing protein 40: MARTTGAAVASCRYQNVPTSLDKELQERLREASAIGDIDEVRTLVESGVNVNSQNEINGWTCLHWACKRNHKHIVSYLLSYGADKEILTAKDELASQLTSKPEIKRLLGVEVEEVPEVKEPELPIIPNYLSNPPFMYSKLDNKTEVLLSQHLTQNGSGEHAEDTHSDSPSLSPTHEPQKSQSLLSDGPTPPPNPTGHSQAQAGEFIPVTEQNGVSPSQASSHNHAVVNCTVPMDLSVEPHLVNHAAEYPHAVAHNGTMCSPPLASPSPSLASSSGSQVQAPVASANPTMSRQQSIPQQLSYGQAGGPMPAFQPFFFTGTFPVNVQELVLKVRIQNPNARENDFIEVELDRQELTYRSLLRVCCRELDIGAEHVEKIRKLPNTMLRKDKDVARLQDFQELEVVLEKAEGLSLFSGTGGLTDRPCYNMKASRLTY, from the exons ATGGCGAGGACGACGGGAGCTGCAGT CGCTAGTTGTCGGTaccaaaatgtccccacttCGTTGGATAAAGAATTACAGGAGCGACTGAGAGAGGCGTCTGCCATCGGGGACATCGACGAAGTGCGGACATTGGTGGAGAGTGGAGTAAATGTTAACTCGCAAAACGAGATTAATGGATG GACGTGTCTGCACTGGGCATGCAAGAGGAACCATAAGCACATAGTGTCCTACTTACTTAGTTATGGAGCAGACAAAGAAATCCTCACGGCTAAAGATGAGTTGGCCTCGCAGCTTACATCCAAACCAGAGATCAAACGACTTTTAGGAG TTGAAGTGGAGGAAGTGCCTGAAGTCAAGGAGCCGGAGTTGCCAATCATCCCCAACTACCTGTCTAACCCGCCCTTCATGTACTCCAAGCTGGATAACAAGACAGAAGTCCTCCTGTCACAGCACCTGACGCAGAACGGCTCCGGAGAACACGCCGAGGACACGCACAGCGATTCACCCTCCCTTTCCCCGACTCACGAGCCTCAGAAATCACAGAGCCTGCTCTCTGACGGCCCCACTCCTCCCCCAAACCCCACCGGCCACAGCCAAGCCCAGGCTGGGGAATTCATTCCTGTGACTGAGCAAAATGGCGTGTCACCCAGCCAGGCCTCGTCCCACAATCATGCCGTGGTTAACTGCACAGTGCCCATGGATCTGTCAGTGGAACCGCACCTTGTCAACCATGCTGCAGAGTACCCGCATGCGGTGGCACACAATGGCACCATGTGCTCGCCTCCGTTGGCCTCGCCCAGCCCCAGTTTGGCCAGCAGCAGTGGGAGCCAGGTCCAGGCCCCGGTGGCCAGCGCGAACCCGACCATGAGCAGGCAGCAATCTATCCCACAGCAGCTGAGCTACGGCCAGGCGGGGGGGCCAATGCCAGCCTTCCAGCCTTTCTTCTTCACAGGCACCTTCCCTGTCAATGTGCAAG AGCTGGTGCTGAAGGTGCGTATCCAGAACCCCAACGCACGGGAGAATGACTTTATTGAAGTGGAGCTGGACCGCCAGGAGCTCACCTATCGTTCCCTTCTGAGGGTGTGCTGCCGCGAGTTGGATATCGGCGCCGAGCACGTGGAAAAGATCCGAAAGCTGCCGAACACCATGTTGAGAAAG GACAAGGACGTAGCTCGGCTGCAGGACTTTCAGGAGCTGGAGGTTGTGTTGGAGAAAGCAGAGGGCCTGTCCCTTTTCTCTGGGACTGGGGGCCTAACAGACAGACCCTGCTACAACATGAAGGCCTCCCGCCTCACCTACTAG